Proteins from a genomic interval of Nostoc sp. TCL240-02:
- a CDS encoding metal-sensitive transcriptional regulator gives MNGSNRLGKESLPTSQQVEHSQNHDADHEHTDHTHGTGEPAHPHIHSEESLRRIANRLSRIEGHVRGIKTMVQQNSPCPDVLLQIAAVRGALDKVARIVLDEHLTECIARAAQEGNIDVEIKQLKAALDRFLP, from the coding sequence ATGAATGGATCAAACCGATTAGGTAAGGAATCCTTACCAACATCCCAGCAAGTAGAACATTCCCAAAATCACGATGCAGACCACGAGCATACAGATCATACTCATGGGACTGGAGAGCCTGCTCATCCTCACATCCATAGCGAAGAGTCTTTGCGGCGAATTGCCAATCGATTATCGCGGATAGAAGGACATGTTCGTGGTATTAAGACAATGGTGCAGCAAAATAGCCCTTGTCCTGATGTACTACTGCAAATTGCCGCAGTGCGAGGCGCATTGGATAAGGTAGCGCGAATTGTTTTAGATGAGCATTTAACTGAATGTATTGCTAGAGCTGCACAAGAGGGTAATATTGACGTTGAAATTAAACAGTTAAAAGCTGCTTTAGATCGATTTTTACCTTAA
- the metG gene encoding methionine--tRNA ligase, translating into MNLVNKTEKTFALTTPLYYVNDVPHIGSAYTTIAADVVARFHRLLGHRVLLITGTDEHGQKIQRSAEILGKAPQEFCDEVVPSFIRLWQLLDIKYDRFSRTTAPRHEAIVKEFFERVWKSGDIYQGQQQGWYCVSCEEFKEERDLLEGHRCPIHTNKEVEWRDEQNYFFRLSKYQNKLTEFYQSKPDFIQPESRRNEVLSFVNQGLQDFSISRVNLDWGFPVPIDPKHTLYVWFDALLGYVTALLEPDAEPTLANALETWWPINLHLIGKDILRFHAVYWPAMLLSTELPLPERVFGHGFLTKDGQKMGKSLGNTLDPVALVQRYGSDAVRYYFLKEIEFGKDGDFNEVRFINVLNADLANDLGNLLNRTLSMVKKYCVDNNVPSIGNEGIPDENPLKTIGLRLGEQVKEAYKQLAFSQACGAILSLAQASNKFIDEQAPWSLYKQGQQESVEKVLYAVLESVRLAAYLLSPIIPNISSDIYQQLGFGIDFNDQVQSSVTAPFATHATWGILSSKQQLGTFQPVFKRIEPPKND; encoded by the coding sequence ATGAATCTAGTGAATAAAACAGAAAAAACATTTGCACTGACAACACCACTATATTATGTAAACGATGTCCCCCATATAGGCAGTGCTTATACGACGATCGCAGCAGATGTAGTAGCACGATTTCACAGGCTGCTGGGGCATCGGGTATTACTAATTACAGGTACAGATGAACACGGACAAAAAATTCAGCGATCGGCAGAAATTTTAGGCAAAGCACCACAAGAGTTTTGCGATGAAGTTGTCCCTAGTTTCATTCGTTTGTGGCAGTTACTAGACATTAAATACGATCGCTTTAGTCGGACAACTGCACCTCGTCATGAAGCGATCGTCAAAGAATTCTTTGAGCGAGTCTGGAAATCTGGTGATATCTACCAGGGACAACAACAAGGCTGGTATTGCGTATCCTGCGAAGAATTCAAAGAAGAACGGGATCTGCTAGAAGGACATCGTTGTCCGATTCATACTAACAAAGAAGTTGAGTGGCGAGACGAGCAAAACTATTTTTTCCGCTTATCTAAATATCAAAATAAGCTGACAGAATTTTATCAATCTAAACCCGATTTTATTCAACCAGAAAGTCGGCGCAATGAAGTCCTCAGCTTTGTCAATCAAGGGCTGCAAGACTTTTCTATTTCACGGGTAAATCTAGATTGGGGTTTTCCCGTACCAATTGATCCCAAACACACCCTTTATGTTTGGTTTGACGCGCTGCTAGGTTATGTCACGGCATTACTCGAACCAGATGCAGAACCGACTTTAGCAAATGCTTTAGAAACATGGTGGCCAATCAACCTGCACCTAATTGGTAAGGATATTCTACGCTTCCATGCAGTTTACTGGCCGGCAATGTTGTTGTCGACTGAATTACCCTTGCCAGAACGAGTATTTGGACATGGCTTTTTGACTAAAGATGGCCAAAAGATGGGCAAAAGTCTGGGTAACACCCTTGATCCTGTTGCGTTAGTTCAGCGCTATGGTAGTGATGCCGTTCGTTATTACTTCCTTAAGGAAATCGAATTTGGCAAAGATGGAGATTTTAATGAAGTAAGGTTCATTAATGTTCTGAATGCAGATTTGGCAAATGATTTAGGTAATTTGCTCAATCGCACCTTGAGCATGGTGAAGAAATACTGCGTTGACAATAATGTTCCGTCAATCGGCAATGAAGGAATTCCTGACGAAAATCCTTTGAAAACAATAGGTTTACGTCTAGGGGAACAGGTGAAAGAAGCATACAAGCAACTAGCTTTCAGTCAAGCCTGCGGCGCTATCCTTTCATTGGCACAAGCCAGTAATAAGTTTATTGATGAACAAGCTCCTTGGTCATTATATAAACAGGGACAGCAAGAGTCCGTGGAAAAAGTTCTCTACGCAGTTCTAGAATCAGTTAGACTGGCAGCTTATCTGCTTTCCCCAATTATTCCGAACATCAGTAGCGATATCTATCAGCAACTGGGCTTTGGAATAGACTTTAACGATCAAGTACAAAGTTCAGTTACCGCTCCTTTTGCCACCCATGCGACATGGGGGATACTATCTAGTAAACAACAGTTGGGTACATTCCAACCAGTTTTTAAGCGAATAGAACCCCCGAAAAACGATTAG
- the lptC gene encoding LPS export ABC transporter periplasmic protein LptC, with protein sequence MAYQFHKRGRQGERKIKNYSPTPSFLFLPLIFLLIFGLVSCGGKSPPASQENPAASSKQDSDLTFFDVTLEQADEVGRPIWKVRAKTAKYTKEKQIGQAESPYGELYQDGKVVYQIKADVADIEQDGKQLFLKGKIFATDPSNGIVLQGNELEWRPKEDLLIVRNQINGTHKQLQAVAQEARVKTREQRMEFSGRVVANSTDPQLQVRTEHLIWNIKEEKLIGDRPLQIDRYKDNKISDRGKGNSAEVNLKTKIATIKQNAQLDLLDPPVQIASNSMTWNMNAETVITNSPVRMFQRVDNLTVTANKGEMKIPQKTVYLTGNVNAIGQRRQSLQSSTLTWYLDNKLVEAQGNVVYRQVDPPLNFTGETAVGNLQTENIVVKGGSSSGRVVTEIIPQDKANR encoded by the coding sequence ATGGCGTATCAATTTCATAAAAGAGGGAGACAGGGGGAGAGAAAAATTAAAAATTACTCCCCCACTCCCTCCTTCCTTTTTTTACCTTTGATTTTTTTATTGATATTTGGTTTAGTAAGTTGTGGGGGTAAATCCCCTCCAGCTTCTCAAGAAAATCCTGCGGCTTCATCTAAGCAAGATAGCGATTTAACCTTCTTTGATGTCACCTTAGAACAGGCAGATGAAGTGGGAAGACCAATTTGGAAAGTCAGGGCTAAAACCGCAAAATACACCAAAGAAAAACAAATTGGTCAAGCTGAAAGTCCTTATGGTGAACTATATCAAGATGGTAAAGTAGTTTACCAAATTAAGGCAGATGTTGCAGATATTGAACAAGATGGGAAGCAGTTGTTTCTTAAAGGTAAGATATTTGCCACAGACCCTAGTAATGGAATTGTATTGCAAGGCAATGAGTTAGAATGGCGGCCCAAAGAAGATTTGTTGATTGTCCGCAACCAAATTAACGGTACTCATAAACAACTACAAGCTGTAGCGCAAGAAGCGCGAGTTAAAACCCGCGAACAGCGTATGGAATTTTCTGGACGAGTAGTAGCAAATTCTACCGATCCTCAATTACAAGTAAGAACCGAGCATTTAATCTGGAATATTAAAGAAGAAAAACTGATTGGCGATCGCCCTTTACAAATTGACCGCTACAAAGATAATAAAATTAGCGATCGCGGTAAGGGGAATTCTGCCGAAGTCAACTTAAAAACAAAAATTGCCACTATTAAACAGAATGCTCAATTAGATTTACTAGACCCACCAGTGCAAATAGCTAGTAACTCTATGACCTGGAACATGAATGCAGAAACTGTTATTACAAATTCCCCTGTGCGGATGTTCCAGCGTGTCGATAATCTTACCGTAACTGCTAATAAAGGTGAAATGAAAATTCCACAAAAAACGGTTTATTTAACAGGTAATGTCAACGCCATTGGTCAGCGTCGCCAGTCTTTGCAATCTAGTACATTAACTTGGTATTTAGACAATAAGTTAGTTGAAGCTCAGGGAAATGTGGTTTATCGGCAAGTTGATCCACCATTAAATTTTACAGGTGAAACAGCCGTTGGTAATCTGCAAACAGAAAATATTGTTGTCAAAGGTGGCAGTTCTAGCGGTAGGGTAGTAACAGAAATTATTCCCCAAGACAAAGCCAATCGTTAG
- a CDS encoding NYN domain-containing protein, producing MLNNFETDSIFTPEQVLENRGRVAIFIDGSNLFYAALQLGIEIDYTKLLCRLTGGSRLLRSFFYTGVDRTNEKQQGFLLWMRRNGYRVIAKDLVQLPDGSKKANLDVEIAVDMMALVDSYDTAVLVSGDGDLAYAVNSVSYRGVRVEVVSLRSMTSDSLINVSDRYIDLEAIKEDIQKTPRQSYPYRPLSGIGFLEDPRTSDGHLEIQE from the coding sequence ATGTTGAATAATTTTGAAACCGATTCAATATTTACGCCAGAACAAGTTTTGGAGAATCGGGGTAGGGTTGCCATCTTTATTGACGGCTCAAATCTATTTTACGCTGCACTACAACTAGGGATTGAGATCGATTACACGAAGCTATTGTGTCGATTGACTGGAGGTTCTAGACTCCTGCGGTCTTTTTTCTACACTGGTGTAGACCGGACGAACGAAAAGCAACAGGGGTTCCTGCTGTGGATGCGTCGCAATGGCTATCGAGTCATTGCTAAAGATTTAGTCCAACTACCAGATGGCTCTAAAAAAGCTAACCTAGATGTAGAAATAGCGGTAGACATGATGGCGCTAGTCGATTCTTATGATACCGCAGTTTTAGTTAGCGGTGATGGGGATTTAGCTTATGCGGTCAATTCAGTTAGCTATCGCGGCGTGCGGGTAGAAGTGGTAAGTTTGCGTTCGATGACCAGTGACAGCTTAATTAATGTAAGCGATCGCTACATTGATTTAGAAGCCATCAAAGAAGACATTCAAAAAACCCCTCGTCAAAGCTATCCATACCGGCCGTTATCTGGTATCGGCTTTTTGGAAGACCCAAGAACTAGTGATGGACACCTAGAAATCCAAGAATAA